One window of Aerococcus tenax genomic DNA carries:
- a CDS encoding ATP-binding protein translates to MKNLKDFVLRENDIERNGHIYCKVCGKRVDGELLDLGFTKFIPRIKCECEIKRDKENAEREILTRISSLKRDCFSSPLQHQYTFEKFLNEKGQAYKVAFNYAKSFEQMKKDNVGLLFYGDVGSGKTYLACSIANELIERKQVKVKIMNLSQVINQIQKSAFKLDSNEIIDNLSNIPLLILDDLGIERDTSYAREQVYNIINSRYLKGRPTIFTTNLSLEIIQNPNIELEYQRIYSRILEMTIPVKVTGEDFRRKIHQEKLRKYKELLLYGGGIDD, encoded by the coding sequence ATGAAAAACTTAAAAGATTTTGTATTAAGAGAAAATGATATTGAAAGAAATGGACATATCTATTGCAAGGTATGTGGTAAAAGAGTAGATGGAGAATTACTTGACCTTGGCTTTACAAAGTTTATTCCCAGAATTAAATGTGAATGTGAAATAAAGAGAGATAAGGAAAATGCAGAAAGAGAAATATTAACGAGAATATCATCATTGAAAAGAGATTGCTTCTCATCGCCGCTCCAGCACCAATATACTTTTGAGAAATTCTTAAATGAAAAAGGTCAAGCCTACAAGGTTGCCTTTAATTACGCTAAAAGTTTTGAACAAATGAAGAAAGACAATGTTGGACTGTTATTTTATGGAGATGTTGGTAGTGGAAAGACTTACCTTGCTTGTTCAATTGCAAATGAATTAATCGAAAGAAAGCAAGTTAAAGTTAAGATTATGAATTTATCTCAGGTTATAAATCAAATACAAAAATCAGCATTTAAGCTAGATTCAAATGAAATTATAGATAACCTATCAAACATTCCGTTGTTAATTTTAGATGATCTTGGAATTGAAAGGGATACATCTTATGCAAGAGAACAAGTATATAACATTATAAACTCAAGATACTTAAAAGGTAGGCCGACAATTTTTACTACAAACTTATCATTGGAAATTATTCAAAATCCTAATATTGAACTTGAGTATCAGAGGATATATTCAAGAATACTTGAAATGACAATACCAGTTAAAGTTACGGGAGAAGATTTTAGAAGAAAAATCCATCAAGAGAAGTTAAGAAAATACAAAGAGTTACTTTTATATGGAGGTGGAATAGATGATTAA
- a CDS encoding VirD4-like conjugal transfer protein, CD1115 family, which translates to MNKVLEAILSDIKNLIKIDNPKKFILSNIPYLSFFYIGNIFSKHINSYVGGDIIDRIMVGISDIGTLSYIPSLNPRDLLVGISVAGLVKLIVYSKGKNKKKYRQGKEYGSARWGESKDIAPYIDPKFENNVLMTNTERLTMNSRPKNPKYARNKNVLVIGGSGSGKTRFYVKPNLMQMHSSYVVTDPKGTLVLECGKMLYENGYDIKILNTINFKKSMKYNPFAYLRSEKDILKLVQTIIANTKGDGEKAGEDFWVKAEKLYYTALIGYIYYEAPEEEKNFKTLLDMIDASEVREDDETYMNPIDRLFEALEKKDPSHFAVKQYKKYKLAAGKTAKSILISCGARLAPFDIRELRELMSEDELELDKIGDRKTALFVIISDTDDTFNFVVSIMYSQLFNLLCDKADDVYGGRLPVHVRCLLDEFANIGLIPKFEKLIATIRSREISASIILQAQSQLKAIYKDHADTIVGNCDSTLFLGGKEKTTVKELSETLGKETIDLYNTSETRSNQKSFGLNYQKTGKELMSQDEITVMDGGKCIYQLRGVRPFLSDKFDITKHKNYKLLEDYDKKNLFDVEEYLTNRDKIKINRNSLITRL; encoded by the coding sequence ATGAATAAGGTATTAGAAGCCATTCTTTCTGATATTAAAAACTTAATTAAAATAGACAACCCAAAGAAATTTATATTATCAAACATTCCTTATCTATCATTCTTCTACATTGGAAATATTTTTTCTAAGCACATAAATTCTTATGTTGGAGGAGATATTATTGATAGAATAATGGTGGGAATTTCTGATATAGGAACTTTATCTTATATACCAAGCCTTAATCCAAGGGACTTGTTAGTAGGTATTTCAGTTGCTGGTCTTGTTAAGCTAATTGTTTATAGCAAAGGAAAAAATAAAAAGAAATATAGGCAAGGTAAAGAGTATGGATCTGCAAGATGGGGAGAAAGTAAGGATATTGCTCCATACATTGACCCTAAGTTTGAAAACAATGTACTAATGACTAATACCGAAAGACTAACAATGAACTCAAGACCTAAAAACCCTAAATACGCTAGAAATAAAAACGTATTAGTAATAGGTGGTTCTGGATCAGGTAAAACAAGATTTTATGTAAAGCCAAATCTAATGCAAATGCACTCTTCCTATGTAGTAACAGACCCTAAAGGAACACTTGTGTTAGAATGTGGAAAAATGCTCTATGAAAATGGATATGATATAAAGATATTAAATACAATAAACTTCAAAAAGTCCATGAAATACAATCCATTTGCTTATTTGAGAAGTGAAAAAGATATTTTAAAACTTGTCCAAACAATTATCGCCAACACCAAGGGAGATGGAGAAAAGGCAGGAGAAGATTTCTGGGTAAAGGCTGAAAAGTTATATTACACTGCCCTTATCGGTTATATATATTATGAAGCACCTGAAGAAGAAAAGAACTTTAAGACACTTTTGGATATGATTGATGCAAGTGAGGTTAGAGAAGATGACGAAACCTATATGAACCCAATTGATAGGCTTTTTGAAGCTCTTGAAAAGAAAGACCCAAGTCATTTTGCAGTTAAGCAATATAAGAAATATAAGCTGGCAGCTGGAAAAACTGCCAAGTCAATTCTAATATCTTGTGGAGCAAGACTTGCACCTTTTGATATAAGAGAGCTTAGAGAACTAATGAGCGAAGATGAATTAGAGCTTGATAAAATTGGAGATAGAAAAACTGCTTTATTCGTAATAATATCAGATACAGATGATACCTTTAACTTTGTAGTTTCAATAATGTATTCTCAACTATTTAATCTTCTATGTGATAAGGCAGATGATGTGTATGGTGGAAGACTTCCAGTTCATGTTAGGTGTCTACTTGATGAGTTTGCAAATATAGGATTAATTCCTAAATTTGAAAAATTGATTGCAACAATTCGTTCAAGAGAAATATCGGCAAGCATAATACTGCAAGCACAATCTCAATTAAAAGCAATCTATAAAGACCATGCAGATACAATAGTTGGTAACTGCGACTCTACACTCTTTTTAGGAGGAAAAGAAAAAACAACAGTAAAAGAATTATCTGAAACCTTAGGAAAAGAAACCATAGACCTATATAACACATCAGAAACAAGATCCAATCAAAAATCTTTTGGTCTAAATTACCAAAAAACTGGCAAGGAACTTATGAGTCAAGATGAAATAACTGTAATGGATGGCGGTAAGTGTATTTATCAGTTAAGAGGAGTAAGACCTTTTCTATCTGATAAATTCGATATTACAAAGCATAAGAATTACAAGTTGTTGGAAGATTATGATAAGAAAAACTTGTTTGATGTGGAAGAGTATTTAACAAATAGAGATAAAATAAAAATAAACAGGAACAGTTTGATTACAAGATTATGA
- a CDS encoding single stranded DNA-binding domain-containing protein encodes MDREMININANLVKEVELSEFERDGEKVDVANFTLIKKYGKGKEYINCSVYGEKSERAKELDKGDLIHVFGYFKENKKGDKVYKNFIVKSLNKIENKKENEEE; translated from the coding sequence ATGGATAGAGAAATGATAAATATTAATGCAAATTTAGTTAAAGAAGTGGAATTATCAGAATTTGAAAGAGATGGAGAAAAAGTAGATGTAGCAAATTTTACTCTCATTAAAAAATATGGTAAAGGAAAAGAATATATAAATTGTTCAGTCTACGGAGAAAAAAGCGAACGTGCAAAAGAATTAGATAAAGGAGATCTAATCCATGTCTTTGGATATTTCAAAGAAAACAAAAAAGGAGATAAGGTCTACAAGAATTTTATAGTTAAATCACTAAATAAAATAGAAAATAAGAAAGAAAACGAGGAGGAATAA
- a CDS encoding VirB6/TrbL-like conjugal transfer protein, CD1112 family: MFGIFDKLTEFFKDMLLGGIKANLESMFLDINDKVGVIATDVGKTPMGWNGEVYNFIKNINDNVIVPIAGLIITAVLCIELINMVMQKNNMHDTDTFEFFKYIIKMFIAVYLASHAFEFSMAVFDVAQNLVNKAAGVITTSATVSGDQIVAMVDTLKEKEIGELLMILVETSLVRIAIQCISLTITLIVYGRMFEIYVYSSVSSIPFATMGNKEWGQIGTNYIKGLFALGLQGLFLMVCLGIYTVLIRTVQITDIHASLFSILGYALLLGLMMFKSGTVAKSIMNTH; the protein is encoded by the coding sequence ATGTTTGGTATCTTTGACAAGCTAACTGAATTTTTTAAGGATATGCTACTCGGAGGTATCAAAGCAAATCTTGAGTCCATGTTCTTAGATATAAATGACAAGGTAGGAGTTATTGCAACTGATGTTGGGAAGACACCAATGGGTTGGAATGGAGAAGTGTATAACTTCATAAAAAACATTAATGATAATGTGATCGTTCCAATAGCAGGTCTTATCATAACAGCAGTTTTATGTATTGAACTCATAAATATGGTTATGCAAAAGAATAATATGCACGATACAGATACTTTTGAGTTTTTCAAATACATTATAAAGATGTTTATAGCAGTCTACCTTGCAAGCCATGCCTTTGAATTTTCAATGGCAGTCTTTGATGTGGCACAAAATCTTGTAAACAAAGCGGCAGGGGTAATCACTACTTCTGCCACTGTTTCAGGAGATCAGATAGTTGCAATGGTTGATACATTAAAAGAAAAAGAAATAGGTGAGCTTTTAATGATATTAGTTGAAACAAGCCTTGTAAGGATTGCAATTCAATGTATATCTTTAACTATTACCTTAATAGTATATGGGCGTATGTTTGAAATATATGTCTACTCATCAGTATCATCCATACCATTTGCGACTATGGGAAATAAAGAATGGGGTCAGATTGGAACAAATTATATCAAGGGACTTTTTGCCTTGGGACTACAAGGTTTGTTTTTGATGGTATGTTTAGGTATCTACACCGTTTTAATAAGAACGGTACAGATTACAGATATTCACGCAAGCTTGTTTAGTATATTAGGATATGCTCTACTACTTGGACTTATGATGTTTAAGAGTGGAACAGTTGCAAAAAGTATTATGAATACGCACTAG
- a CDS encoding VirB4-like conjugal transfer ATPase, CD1110 family codes for MKQRKKQISDLNLREKQLKKDRKEVRRLKTKKDPTNSLLSVLLKKEKKRFTVEDTIPYIRMLPEGICQLDEKNYSKTISFQDINYQLALEEDRDLIFNQFANFLNSFDPSVHIELSYVNQLGRNRDLQDAIKIADKGDFYDDVRKEFREMLKLQLAKGNNGLKKMKYITFTTEADNLEQARAKLNRLEVDILSNFKSMGVRAESLDGEERLRLVHDMLNPDKNFDFSYKDLKKKESTKSHITPNIFNFVPANNFKFGKYIGAVSHFQILASELSDRMLSEFLDIDDNIYVAFHIDVVEQAEAIKLIKRKNTDLDRMKIEEQKKAVRAGYDMDIIPSDINTFGADVKSMLSDLQNRDERLFVVTIVMMNFARTNQKLENTIAQISSIANRHNCQVKRLSHQQEQGLVSVLTLGVNQVEIKRFLTSSSTAVFMPFTTEELFIDSANSLYYGLNALSQNLIMADRKKLKNPNGLILGTPGSGKSFSAKREMANAILVTDDDVIICDPEGEYSNLVKQFNGEVIKVSAKSKDYLNPLDINMNYGDGDAPLKDKANFIMSMLELVVGGSGLTAAEKSVIDRCLPKIYQKYFEDPKPENMPILGDLYDMLLSQEEGVGRKLATEMEIYVKGSLNVFNNRSNVDLNRQLLCFDIKELGTQLKKIGMLVIQDQVWNKVSLNRGSKSTRYYIDEFHLLLKDPQTASYSVEIWKRFRKWGGIPTGITQNVKDLLTSQEIENIFDNTDFVLMLNQASGDRDILAKKLKISPYQLNYITNSNAGEGLLFFGNTIVPFIDKFPKDTMLYKLMTTKPEEAK; via the coding sequence TTGAAGCAAAGAAAAAAGCAAATCAGCGACTTAAATCTAAGGGAAAAACAATTAAAAAAAGACCGAAAGGAAGTAAGAAGGCTAAAAACAAAGAAAGATCCGACAAATAGTCTTCTAAGTGTACTTTTAAAGAAAGAGAAAAAGAGATTTACAGTTGAGGATACTATTCCATATATAAGAATGTTACCAGAGGGCATTTGCCAGTTAGATGAAAAAAATTATTCAAAGACAATTTCATTTCAAGATATAAATTACCAGTTGGCATTGGAAGAAGATAGAGATTTAATCTTTAACCAATTTGCCAACTTTTTAAATTCTTTTGATCCAAGTGTCCACATTGAACTTTCATATGTAAATCAATTAGGAAGAAATAGAGACCTACAAGATGCAATTAAAATTGCTGATAAAGGAGACTTCTATGACGATGTAAGAAAAGAGTTTAGGGAAATGTTAAAGCTTCAACTTGCAAAGGGCAATAACGGACTTAAAAAGATGAAGTATATAACCTTTACAACAGAAGCCGATAATCTAGAGCAAGCAAGAGCAAAGTTAAATAGACTTGAAGTAGATATTTTATCTAACTTTAAATCTATGGGGGTAAGAGCAGAAAGTCTTGATGGCGAAGAAAGATTAAGACTTGTTCACGATATGTTAAATCCAGACAAAAACTTTGATTTTTCATATAAAGATTTGAAGAAAAAAGAGTCTACAAAATCACATATAACTCCCAATATCTTTAATTTTGTACCAGCAAATAATTTTAAGTTTGGCAAATATATTGGAGCAGTAAGTCATTTTCAAATACTTGCAAGTGAGTTATCAGACAGAATGTTATCTGAGTTTTTAGATATTGATGACAATATTTATGTAGCTTTTCATATAGATGTAGTTGAACAAGCAGAAGCCATTAAACTCATTAAGAGAAAAAACACAGACCTGGATAGAATGAAAATTGAAGAACAAAAGAAAGCAGTTCGTGCTGGGTATGATATGGATATTATTCCATCAGATATAAATACTTTTGGGGCTGATGTTAAGTCCATGTTATCTGACTTACAAAATAGAGATGAAAGGCTCTTTGTAGTTACCATAGTAATGATGAATTTTGCTAGGACTAATCAAAAATTAGAAAATACCATTGCTCAAATTTCATCAATTGCTAACAGACATAATTGTCAGGTAAAAAGATTATCTCATCAACAAGAACAAGGACTTGTTTCTGTCTTAACTTTAGGAGTTAATCAAGTCGAAATAAAAAGATTTTTAACTTCGTCATCAACGGCAGTATTTATGCCTTTTACAACAGAAGAGCTATTTATTGATTCGGCAAATTCCTTGTATTATGGCTTAAATGCCCTTAGTCAAAACTTGATTATGGCAGATAGGAAGAAACTAAAGAACCCTAATGGACTAATATTAGGAACACCAGGTTCTGGTAAATCTTTCTCGGCAAAGAGAGAGATGGCAAATGCAATTCTTGTCACAGATGATGATGTAATTATTTGTGATCCTGAGGGCGAGTATTCAAACCTTGTAAAACAATTTAATGGAGAAGTTATTAAAGTTTCAGCAAAGTCAAAGGACTATCTAAATCCACTAGATATAAATATGAACTATGGAGATGGGGACGCACCTTTAAAGGATAAGGCAAATTTCATAATGTCTATGCTTGAACTTGTAGTAGGAGGATCTGGTCTTACTGCTGCAGAAAAATCAGTTATAGATAGGTGCTTACCAAAGATATATCAAAAATATTTTGAAGACCCAAAACCAGAAAATATGCCGATATTAGGAGATTTATACGATATGCTCCTATCTCAAGAAGAGGGAGTCGGTAGGAAGCTCGCAACAGAAATGGAAATTTATGTTAAGGGAAGTCTTAATGTATTTAATAATAGGTCAAATGTTGACCTAAATAGGCAACTGCTCTGTTTTGATATAAAAGAGCTAGGAACACAACTTAAAAAAATAGGTATGCTTGTAATTCAAGACCAAGTTTGGAACAAGGTTTCCCTAAATAGAGGAAGCAAGTCTACAAGATACTATATAGATGAGTTCCACCTTTTATTAAAAGATCCACAAACTGCTTCATATTCAGTAGAAATCTGGAAAAGATTTAGAAAATGGGGAGGTATTCCAACAGGCATAACTCAAAACGTAAAAGACCTTTTAACAAGTCAGGAAATTGAAAATATCTTTGACAATACAGACTTTGTTCTAATGTTAAATCAAGCATCTGGGGATAGAGATATTCTTGCTAAGAAATTAAAAATATCGCCTTATCAGTTAAACTATATTACTAATTCAAATGCAGGTGAAGGACTCTTATTCTTCGGAAATACTATTGTTCCATTTATAGATAAATTCCCTAAAGACACCATGCTATATAAGCTAATGACAACAAAACCAGAAGAAGCTAAGTAG
- a CDS encoding PcfB family protein, with product MINEEVSRSSLNLEVRLAKATSKAILDALKKVHKQIEDQGGLKNVIKNNGEEVKLKDMVKKGQLEEINLKDPELKELKKILNKHGVKFSVMKDKETGNHSVFFQSKDIKVMEHAFKKAVKASERKADRKDSITKTINKFKNMAKDTISKDKVKNKHKEQSL from the coding sequence ATGATTAATGAAGAAGTATCTAGGTCGAGTCTTAACCTTGAAGTAAGGCTTGCAAAAGCAACAAGTAAAGCAATTCTTGATGCCTTAAAGAAAGTTCACAAGCAAATAGAAGATCAAGGAGGCTTGAAAAATGTAATAAAAAATAATGGAGAAGAAGTAAAACTAAAAGATATGGTTAAAAAGGGACAGTTAGAAGAAATTAATCTAAAAGATCCTGAGTTAAAAGAATTAAAGAAAATTTTAAACAAACACGGAGTGAAGTTTTCTGTTATGAAAGATAAGGAAACTGGTAACCACTCTGTGTTTTTTCAATCTAAGGATATAAAAGTAATGGAACATGCCTTTAAAAAAGCAGTTAAGGCTTCTGAAAGAAAGGCCGATAGGAAAGATTCAATAACAAAGACTATAAATAAGTTTAAAAATATGGCTAAGGACACCATTAGCAAAGATAAAGTTAAAAATAAACATAAGGAGCAAAGCTTATGA
- a CDS encoding ClbS/DfsB family four-helix bundle protein — MRSYESKEELKNEIKKTFGKYISEFDNIPEELKDKRVDQVDRTPAENLAYQVGWTTLVLKWEEDEKKGIEVKTPSDKFKWNQLGELYQWFTDTYAHKSLKELKEQLSQNIEDIYSLIDNLTEEELFKPHMRKWADEATKTATWEVYKFIHVNTVAPFGTFRTKIRKWKKLNNFVNVIK, encoded by the coding sequence ATGAGGTCTTATGAAAGTAAGGAAGAATTAAAAAATGAGATAAAGAAAACTTTTGGAAAATATATTTCAGAGTTTGATAATATCCCAGAAGAATTAAAAGATAAAAGAGTAGATCAAGTTGATAGGACACCAGCTGAAAATCTTGCCTATCAAGTAGGTTGGACAACTTTAGTTTTGAAATGGGAAGAAGATGAAAAAAAGGGAATTGAGGTTAAAACGCCATCTGACAAATTTAAGTGGAATCAACTTGGAGAATTGTATCAATGGTTTACAGATACCTATGCTCATAAATCGTTAAAGGAATTAAAAGAACAACTATCACAGAATATAGAAGATATTTACTCTTTGATAGATAATCTTACAGAGGAAGAATTATTTAAACCACATATGAGAAAATGGGCAGATGAAGCAACAAAAACTGCAACTTGGGAAGTATATAAATTTATCCATGTAAATACAGTAGCACCATTTGGAACATTTAGGACTAAGATTAGAAAATGGAAAAAACTTAATAATTTTGTGAATGTAATTAAATAA
- a CDS encoding Maff2 family mobile element protein, protein MEFFTAGVGVLKTLVTAIGAGLGAWGVINLMEGYGNDNPGAKSQGIKQLMAGGGIVLIGIKLIPLLANALK, encoded by the coding sequence ATGGAATTTTTTACAGCTGGAGTTGGAGTTTTAAAGACACTTGTAACTGCAATTGGTGCAGGTTTAGGAGCATGGGGAGTTATTAACTTAATGGAAGGTTATGGTAATGATAACCCTGGTGCTAAATCTCAAGGTATTAAGCAGCTTATGGCTGGTGGGGGAATTGTACTAATCGGTATTAAATTAATTCCACTACTTGCAAATGCTTTAAAATAG
- a CDS encoding PrgI family protein, whose protein sequence is MAYVPIPKDLDKIKTKVAFNLTKRQLIGFSVAGLIGIPTYLFIKKYLPNDVSIIVMLIVTLPIFFITLYEKDTLTFEKYFKFFYLHKFYQPTKRIRKEAYLEAKKKANQRLKSKGKTIKKRPKGSKKAKNKERSDK, encoded by the coding sequence ATGGCGTATGTACCAATACCAAAAGATTTGGACAAGATTAAAACAAAGGTTGCCTTTAACTTAACTAAAAGACAACTTATAGGTTTTTCTGTGGCAGGACTAATTGGCATACCAACCTATTTATTTATTAAGAAATATCTACCTAATGATGTTTCAATTATTGTAATGCTAATAGTAACCCTTCCAATCTTTTTTATAACCTTATATGAAAAAGACACCTTAACTTTTGAAAAATATTTTAAATTTTTCTATCTTCATAAGTTTTATCAACCAACTAAGAGAATAAGAAAGGAGGCATACCTTGAAGCAAAGAAAAAAGCAAATCAGCGACTTAAATCTAAGGGAAAAACAATTAAAAAAAGACCGAAAGGAAGTAAGAAGGCTAAAAACAAAGAAAGATCCGACAAATAG
- a CDS encoding PIN-like domain-containing protein, which yields MNYEKFKKIINRKTSIIVLDTNVILDLARYSLYSSKNILEIFKECKDLIWIPNQVYKEFNKNKYSVFGQLKKKYQNFEKDLLRVIERSQKNLESVLIKSSKYNYFGRKNLENDLNNKLVELKQIIKSYKNSVGIEYDEITTDSPEIIKDIDNLISYLEKNNRIGNRIRFSEQLKIIREGELRYKYKIPPGYEDINKDGVEKFGDLFVWKEILDLPVEKSVKDIIFITNDIKEDWWSKDSQDNLVVHDKLLSEFKEKNPNVNIEFLTTGMFQNFASKVYDRYDFNVYVDLNRKDVSYVERVKQDISNDIVDSIYNNNYYYLESYVIGSEGIEELDINNCEFNEILDTYEEFTDEIVSITYELEYLINLSCVSFDYWGRDDDTKEVIQSPPIEQEFSGSVIVNVTRLINKDDIEEDSFYINNDKEYTDIEIIEIQIDQDSINKNEEDYDDSYLEEENYNNDYAFICSKCGKGFKDRREDVGGICRDCSFND from the coding sequence TTGAATTATGAAAAATTTAAAAAAATAATAAATAGAAAAACCTCTATAATAGTATTAGATACAAATGTAATACTTGACTTAGCTCGATATTCATTATACAGTAGCAAAAACATATTAGAAATTTTCAAGGAGTGTAAGGATTTAATATGGATTCCGAATCAAGTGTATAAAGAATTTAATAAAAATAAATATAGCGTATTCGGACAATTGAAAAAAAAGTATCAAAATTTTGAAAAAGATTTACTAAGAGTAATTGAAAGGAGTCAAAAAAATTTAGAGAGTGTCTTGATTAAATCATCTAAATATAATTATTTTGGAAGAAAAAATTTGGAGAATGATTTAAATAACAAGTTAGTTGAATTAAAACAAATAATCAAATCTTATAAAAATAGTGTTGGTATTGAATATGATGAAATAACAACAGATTCTCCTGAAATAATTAAAGATATAGATAATCTTATTTCATATTTAGAAAAAAATAATAGGATAGGTAATAGGATAAGGTTTAGTGAACAATTAAAAATTATTAGAGAGGGTGAACTTAGGTATAAATATAAAATTCCGCCTGGATATGAGGACATTAATAAAGATGGAGTTGAAAAATTTGGAGATTTATTTGTTTGGAAAGAGATATTAGATTTACCAGTTGAAAAATCAGTAAAAGATATTATTTTTATTACGAATGATATAAAAGAAGACTGGTGGAGTAAGGATAGTCAAGATAATTTAGTAGTTCACGATAAATTATTAAGTGAATTTAAAGAAAAAAATCCAAATGTAAATATTGAATTTTTAACAACAGGAATGTTTCAGAATTTCGCTTCAAAAGTATATGATAGATATGATTTTAATGTTTATGTAGATTTAAATAGAAAAGATGTGTCATATGTAGAAAGAGTAAAACAAGATATTTCTAATGATATAGTTGACAGTATTTATAATAACAACTATTATTATCTAGAATCGTATGTTATTGGAAGTGAGGGTATTGAAGAATTAGATATAAATAATTGTGAATTCAATGAGATATTAGATACTTATGAAGAGTTTACAGACGAGATTGTTAGTATAACTTATGAGCTAGAATATTTAATAAATTTAAGTTGTGTATCCTTTGATTATTGGGGACGTGATGATGATACAAAAGAAGTCATACAATCACCACCAATAGAACAAGAATTTAGTGGAAGTGTCATAGTTAATGTCACAAGATTAATTAATAAAGATGATATCGAAGAAGATTCTTTTTATATTAATAATGATAAAGAATATACAGATATTGAAATAATTGAAATTCAGATAGATCAAGATTCTATAAACAAAAATGAAGAAGACTACGATGACTCTTATTTAGAAGAGGAGAATTACAATAATGATTATGCATTTATTTGCTCTAAATGTGGAAAGGGATTTAAGGATAGGCGAGAAGATGTAGGTGGTATTTGTCGAGATTGTTCATTTAATGATTAA
- a CDS encoding phage antirepressor KilAC domain-containing protein, with protein MISNLKTFENKNFGKLTVIEKDGEFFFIANEVATMLGYVNPRKAVYDHVDEEDKGVTKWNTPGGIQNISIINESGLYSLILSSKLPQAKIFKAWVTREVLPSIRKNGGYISGQEKKTNEDLLADAILVANRIIAEREEEIEELRPKADYYDKLVDYNLLTNFRNTAKELGIPQNQFISFLMDKGLIYRDKKKKLLPYADKNKGYFEVKEWVDPLGTLVGIQTFITPKGRHYLLILLDSEGFYDE; from the coding sequence ATGATAAGTAATTTAAAAACATTTGAAAATAAGAATTTTGGGAAACTCACTGTTATAGAAAAAGACGGTGAGTTTTTCTTTATAGCTAATGAAGTAGCAACTATGTTGGGATATGTCAATCCAAGAAAAGCTGTTTATGACCATGTAGATGAGGAAGATAAGGGTGTAACGAAATGGAACACCCCTGGAGGAATACAGAATATTTCAATAATTAACGAATCAGGATTGTATTCACTCATCCTCTCATCAAAACTACCACAAGCAAAAATATTCAAAGCTTGGGTAACTAGAGAAGTCTTACCAAGTATTAGAAAGAATGGAGGATATATATCAGGGCAAGAAAAGAAAACTAATGAAGATCTCCTTGCAGATGCAATTTTAGTAGCCAATAGAATTATTGCCGAGAGAGAAGAAGAAATTGAAGAATTAAGACCAAAGGCAGACTATTATGACAAATTAGTAGATTATAACCTACTTACAAATTTTAGAAATACTGCCAAAGAGTTAGGAATACCACAAAATCAGTTTATAAGTTTTCTAATGGATAAGGGATTAATTTATAGAGATAAGAAAAAGAAACTCTTACCTTATGCAGATAAGAACAAGGGATATTTTGAAGTAAAAGAATGGGTTGATCCACTGGGTACACTTGTAGGAATACAAACATTTATAACACCAAAGGGAAGACACTACCTACTAATTTTATTAGATAGCGAAGGTTTCTACGATGAATAA